One Psychrilyobacter piezotolerans DNA window includes the following coding sequences:
- the htpG gene encoding molecular chaperone HtpG, whose product MHKETLNFQTETKELLNLMIHSIYTHKEIFLRELISNASDALDKLKFKALTDQNILKNDNEFKIEIFINKEKNTITIKDNGIGMTHEEVVSNIGTIAKSGSREFTQALKEAKNNNNDLSVIGQFGVGFYSSFMVADKITLKTKSPDSDTGVKWVSTGEGSFTIEDTKQSHRGTEIILHLREEENKEDSNAEYLEEYKIKELIQKYSDYVRYPILLEVTKTIEDEETKEKVETVELEKINSQTPLWKKSKTKITEEEYNEFYQGKFHDWTDPLKTIHFKVEGNLDYAALLYIPSKTPMDFYSKEFEKGLQLYSKNVFIMEKCKELIPDHFRFIKGLVDSPDLSLNISREILQQNRQLAIIAKNLEKKIQKELEKMLESDRDEYIKFWNEFGINIKGGIYEEFGRYKDTLKNLLIFNTTKDDNMTTLMEYKDRMPEDQKHIYYVSGDNIKSLEKMPQLEGIKAKGWEVLYFTDKIDEFAIKSLGSFENLTFKSIHEANEELSSEDDKKMLDEVEKDNSDLFTKIKEALGDKVSKVRPTTRLKSSAVCLVSGTDGISFEMEKVMAEIPGDNPMGALKAERILEINSNHELFKALIKVNETHPENLSKYAEVLYSQALLIEGFQLEDPIEFANNMTELLIKASKN is encoded by the coding sequence ATGCATAAAGAAACATTAAATTTTCAAACTGAAACTAAAGAACTATTAAACCTAATGATTCATTCTATCTACACACATAAGGAAATTTTTTTAAGGGAGTTAATCTCCAATGCCAGTGATGCCCTGGATAAACTAAAATTTAAAGCCCTTACAGATCAAAATATATTGAAAAATGATAACGAATTTAAGATAGAGATATTTATAAATAAAGAAAAAAACACCATCACTATCAAAGACAATGGAATTGGAATGACCCACGAAGAGGTTGTCTCAAATATCGGTACCATTGCAAAATCAGGATCCCGTGAATTTACACAAGCTCTCAAAGAGGCAAAAAATAACAATAATGACCTCTCTGTCATCGGACAATTTGGGGTGGGATTCTATTCATCATTTATGGTAGCTGACAAGATAACTCTTAAAACTAAAAGTCCCGATTCTGATACAGGGGTAAAATGGGTATCTACAGGAGAAGGCAGCTTTACCATAGAGGACACTAAACAATCTCACAGGGGAACTGAGATCATCCTCCATCTGAGAGAGGAAGAGAATAAAGAGGATTCCAATGCAGAATATTTGGAGGAGTATAAGATCAAAGAATTGATTCAAAAATATTCTGACTATGTAAGATATCCAATCTTACTTGAAGTAACTAAAACTATTGAAGATGAAGAAACTAAGGAAAAAGTAGAAACAGTCGAGTTGGAAAAAATAAATTCCCAGACCCCTCTATGGAAAAAATCTAAAACTAAAATCACAGAAGAGGAATACAATGAATTTTATCAGGGAAAATTCCACGACTGGACCGACCCTTTAAAAACTATTCATTTTAAAGTCGAGGGAAATTTAGATTATGCAGCACTGCTTTATATCCCGTCTAAAACTCCTATGGATTTTTATTCCAAAGAGTTTGAAAAAGGGCTGCAGCTGTATAGTAAAAATGTCTTTATCATGGAAAAGTGCAAAGAATTGATCCCGGATCACTTCAGATTTATCAAGGGATTGGTGGATTCTCCAGATCTCTCTCTGAATATTTCCCGTGAAATCTTACAACAAAACAGGCAGTTAGCAATAATCGCTAAAAATTTAGAGAAGAAGATCCAAAAAGAATTGGAGAAGATGTTAGAAAGCGATAGAGATGAATATATTAAATTTTGGAATGAATTCGGTATAAATATAAAGGGTGGAATCTACGAAGAATTCGGCAGATATAAGGATACACTGAAAAATCTTTTGATTTTCAACACTACAAAAGATGATAATATGACCACTTTAATGGAATATAAGGATAGGATGCCTGAAGATCAGAAACATATCTACTATGTTTCCGGGGATAATATCAAAAGTCTGGAAAAGATGCCTCAATTGGAGGGAATTAAGGCAAAAGGGTGGGAAGTTTTATACTTTACCGATAAAATAGATGAATTTGCCATCAAATCTCTGGGAAGTTTTGAAAACCTTACATTTAAATCTATCCACGAAGCCAATGAAGAGCTTTCCAGTGAGGATGACAAGAAGATGTTAGATGAGGTTGAAAAAGATAATTCCGATCTATTTACTAAGATTAAAGAAGCTTTAGGAGATAAAGTTTCTAAAGTCAGACCTACTACAAGGCTTAAATCCAGTGCTGTCTGCCTGGTGAGCGGTACAGATGGGATCTCATTTGAGATGGAAAAAGTAATGGCTGAGATACCAGGTGATAACCCCATGGGAGCTCTCAAGGCAGAGAGAATTTTAGAGATAAATTCCAACCATGAACTCTTTAAAGCCTTGATTAAAGTCAATGAAACACACCCGGAAAATTTAAGTAAGTATGCAGAAGTATTATATTCTCAAGCTTTACTTATAGAAGGATTTCAATTAGAGGATCCCATAGAATTTGCCAACAATATGACAGAATTATTAATAAAAGCTTCTAAAAACTAA
- a CDS encoding gamma-glutamyl-gamma-aminobutyrate hydrolase family protein, producing MKNMIVGLSGSQRDFDNTGFIRDYVNNHYSDSIIKIGGTPISLPLTEDEKTISKYIDLIDGLILTGGGDINPQLFQEESLPETQTPDLRRDSFDMLLIKYAIKKNIPILGVCRGMQLLNVYFGGTLYQDLKYNEEVYLKHLQGDGSPHIPVHKIIPVEDSFLNKLFTDDLWVNSFHHQSIKAVGDKLQISAKSSDNVIEAIEYIDDNHFILGVQWHPEMMYSQGNNGDMKELFQYFMESLKQKRK from the coding sequence ATGAAAAATATGATAGTAGGGCTCAGCGGCTCTCAGCGTGATTTTGATAATACAGGATTTATCAGGGATTATGTAAATAACCATTATTCCGATTCTATAATAAAGATTGGAGGAACTCCCATTAGTTTACCCTTGACCGAGGATGAAAAAACTATTTCTAAGTATATCGATCTCATAGATGGTTTAATTTTAACCGGGGGAGGCGACATCAATCCTCAATTATTCCAGGAGGAATCCCTTCCGGAAACTCAAACTCCAGACCTGAGAAGGGATTCCTTCGATATGCTTCTTATAAAATATGCAATCAAAAAAAACATCCCTATTTTGGGAGTCTGCAGGGGGATGCAGCTATTAAATGTGTACTTCGGCGGTACCCTCTACCAGGATTTAAAATATAATGAAGAGGTCTATCTAAAGCACCTTCAAGGTGATGGCAGCCCTCATATTCCTGTACATAAAATTATTCCAGTTGAAGACTCCTTTCTAAATAAGTTATTTACTGATGATCTATGGGTTAATTCATTTCATCACCAGAGTATAAAAGCAGTTGGGGATAAGTTGCAAATTTCTGCTAAATCCAGCGATAATGTAATCGAAGCTATTGAATATATAGATGATAATCACTTCATATTAGGAGTCCAATGGCATCCTGAGATGATGTATTCCCAAGGGAACAATGGGGATATGAAGGAACTATTTCAATACTTTATGGAAAGTTTAAAACAAAAAAGGAAATAA
- a CDS encoding nicotinamide mononucleotide transporter, translating to MILAGDFKGWKKGEYCIVALFLMSKRYTENWYLWILVNAISVILWLRVGDISSETVATLLMYGTIDILSLP from the coding sequence ATGATCTTAGCGGGCGATTTTAAAGGATGGAAAAAAGGTGAATATTGTATCGTTGCGTTATTTTTAATGTCAAAGAGGTATACGGAAAACTGGTACCTATGGATCCTTGTAAATGCCATATCTGTAATATTATGGCTCCGAGTAGGAGATATAAGCTCTGAAACAGTTGCGACATTGTTGATGTATGGCACAATTGACATCCTTTCCCTTCCATAG
- a CDS encoding MarC family protein, translating into MEYVIQIFINAMTMIAILNPFGNVPLFIGLTEDMGKITRKKLFKVIVITGFAIMATFALIGSFMMHSFFRVEMKEVKIAGGIILVVVALKNLLFNEKHKKKNEPQEELTEEEEIKQGIIPMAFPMLVGPGSLAGVLLISQEAGGISSVLSCVVVFVITHLMFSVTDIIEKIFGELVLFVLSRVMQLFIMAVGIKTIISGVTMVVQGIGG; encoded by the coding sequence ATGGAATATGTGATTCAGATATTTATCAACGCCATGACTATGATTGCTATATTGAACCCATTTGGAAATGTACCATTGTTTATAGGGTTGACAGAGGATATGGGGAAAATTACCAGGAAAAAATTATTTAAAGTGATAGTCATTACCGGCTTTGCCATAATGGCGACATTTGCTCTTATAGGATCATTTATGATGCATAGTTTTTTCAGGGTGGAGATGAAAGAAGTCAAGATAGCGGGAGGAATAATCTTAGTTGTTGTAGCTTTAAAGAATCTCTTATTTAATGAAAAACATAAGAAAAAAAATGAGCCCCAGGAAGAATTAACAGAGGAGGAGGAGATCAAACAGGGGATAATTCCCATGGCTTTCCCCATGTTAGTTGGTCCGGGGTCGTTGGCAGGGGTACTCCTTATCAGCCAGGAGGCAGGGGGAATTTCCAGTGTCCTCTCCTGTGTTGTGGTATTTGTAATTACCCATCTTATGTTTTCTGTTACAGATATTATAGAAAAAATATTTGGGGAATTGGTTTTATTTGTACTGTCCAGGGTGATGCAGTTGTTTATAATGGCTGTGGGAATAAAAACTATTATTAGCGGTGTAACTATGGTTGTGCAGGGTATAGGAGGTTAA
- a CDS encoding DJ-1 family glyoxalase III, which yields MKKAAVYLAEGFEEIEALTTADILRRAEIEVDLVAVGGNLQVAGAHNIKVIADILIEEISHENYDMMVLPGGMPGTLNLDSSKILKKQIIDFDLESKYIGAICAAPLIIGKMGFLEDRQATCYPGVESQLFGAAYRDDLDVIVDGNFITSRGPGTAMAFGLKLVELLKGKEISENLASDLLV from the coding sequence ATGAAAAAAGCAGCAGTGTATTTAGCTGAAGGATTTGAGGAGATAGAGGCGCTGACTACAGCGGATATTTTGAGAAGAGCAGAGATTGAAGTTGATTTAGTTGCTGTGGGAGGAAATTTACAGGTAGCGGGAGCTCACAATATAAAGGTGATAGCTGACATTCTGATAGAGGAGATAAGTCATGAGAACTATGATATGATGGTCCTGCCAGGTGGGATGCCGGGAACGTTAAATTTAGATTCATCGAAAATACTGAAGAAACAGATTATAGATTTTGATCTGGAGAGTAAATATATAGGGGCCATCTGTGCCGCACCCCTTATAATTGGAAAGATGGGATTTTTAGAAGACAGGCAGGCCACCTGTTACCCAGGTGTGGAGTCACAACTGTTTGGAGCTGCCTATAGGGATGATTTAGACGTGATCGTAGACGGGAATTTTATAACGTCCAGGGGACCAGGTACGGCTATGGCATTTGGGTTGAAATTAGTGGAACTTTTAAAGGGTAAAGAAATAAGTGAAAATTTAGCTTCTGATCTTTTAGTTTAA
- a CDS encoding PTS sugar transporter subunit IIA — MGLFDFLKKNKEEDYIEIYSPLNGRVIDLSEVPDEAFAQKMIGDGCAIDPTEGSVHAIADAEIDIFDTNHAVSFDLECGLEMIVHFGIDTVKLDGQGFERLVTPGDVKAGDELVKYDLEYITENAKSTKTPIIISNMDEVAELKVVATGDVKVGDLLMKVKLNK; from the coding sequence ATGGGATTATTTGATTTTTTAAAAAAAAATAAAGAGGAAGATTATATTGAAATATACTCACCGTTAAATGGTAGAGTTATCGACTTATCAGAGGTACCTGATGAAGCATTTGCTCAAAAAATGATAGGGGACGGATGTGCTATAGATCCTACAGAAGGATCTGTTCATGCTATAGCTGATGCTGAGATCGATATCTTCGATACTAATCACGCAGTTAGTTTTGATCTTGAATGCGGATTAGAGATGATAGTACATTTTGGAATAGATACAGTAAAATTAGATGGACAAGGGTTTGAGAGACTGGTTACTCCTGGAGATGTAAAAGCTGGGGATGAATTGGTAAAATACGATCTTGAATATATTACAGAAAATGCAAAATCTACAAAAACTCCAATAATCATATCTAATATGGATGAAGTTGCTGAGTTAAAGGTAGTAGCTACAGGGGATGTAAAGGTAGGAGACCTGTTAATGAAGGTAAAATTAAATAAGTAA
- the mnmH gene encoding tRNA 2-selenouridine(34) synthase MnmH, whose amino-acid sequence MNFLKTNIYDDMNKNELSYKELLEKNNYILIDVRTPKEYQESTIPGAINIPVLLDEERVMVGTAYKKESQEKAKQLGIEAISKRLGDITKQISELSKKCDNIIFFCARGGMRSGSMTSFFKSMGYKTARLSGGYKSYRAFIIEDLENIVQGVTLITLHGKTGTGKTKILNELQNKGVETIDLEGMAKNRGSHFGHIGIPQDRSQKTFESLLYDAVKHRKNNVIVIEGESRKIGPIHIPDPFWDTMKEGVKILVEAPTEMRLDIIMDDYTGIDELKGNLLEVAEKLKRYMDGSAHSKFIDLVEHGEIREAARQMMIEYYDPMYNKSLNKHNYHEKVMIESIEDGIIKLKEVFKKHM is encoded by the coding sequence GTGAATTTTTTGAAAACCAATATATACGATGATATGAATAAAAATGAATTAAGTTATAAGGAATTATTAGAAAAAAATAACTATATCTTAATAGATGTAAGAACTCCCAAGGAATACCAGGAATCGACTATCCCAGGAGCCATTAATATACCGGTATTACTGGATGAAGAGAGAGTAATGGTGGGAACTGCATATAAAAAAGAATCCCAGGAAAAAGCTAAGCAGCTGGGTATAGAAGCTATCTCTAAAAGGTTGGGAGATATCACCAAGCAGATAAGTGAACTCTCAAAAAAATGCGATAATATCATATTCTTCTGTGCCAGAGGGGGGATGAGAAGCGGGTCTATGACTTCATTTTTCAAATCCATGGGATATAAAACTGCCAGACTGAGCGGGGGATATAAATCTTATAGAGCTTTCATTATAGAAGATCTTGAAAATATAGTCCAGGGAGTGACACTGATAACTCTCCATGGAAAAACAGGTACGGGAAAGACAAAAATTTTGAATGAATTGCAGAACAAAGGTGTTGAAACTATCGACCTAGAGGGAATGGCAAAGAACAGAGGTTCCCACTTCGGGCATATAGGGATACCCCAGGACAGAAGCCAGAAAACTTTTGAATCTCTGTTATATGATGCTGTTAAACACAGGAAAAATAATGTGATAGTGATAGAAGGGGAAAGCAGAAAGATAGGTCCTATTCATATCCCGGATCCATTTTGGGATACAATGAAGGAGGGAGTGAAAATTTTAGTAGAAGCTCCTACAGAGATGAGACTCGACATCATCATGGATGATTACACCGGGATCGATGAGTTGAAAGGGAATTTATTGGAAGTTGCAGAAAAATTAAAAAGATATATGGATGGCAGTGCCCACAGTAAATTTATCGATTTAGTAGAACACGGTGAAATCAGGGAAGCTGCCCGTCAAATGATGATAGAATACTATGACCCTATGTACAACAAAAGTTTAAACAAACATAACTACCACGAAAAAGTTATGATTGAAAGTATTGAAGACGGGATCATAAAATTAAAGGAAGTATTTAAAAAGCATATGTAA